A DNA window from Pseudodesulfovibrio thermohalotolerans contains the following coding sequences:
- the thiF gene encoding sulfur carrier protein ThiS adenylyltransferase ThiF, translated as MNKVEQGFARYLGEKTLARLRSVKIGIAGCGGLGSNCAMHLARSGFTRFVLVDFDRVEFSNLNRQAFLCDQVGLFKAEALAVNMRAVNPDLNLDVCVERVGAADMKRLFGDCDAVVEAFDRVEAKKLLVEALLPMGRLLVSASGIGGCGNGDAIVTRKVRGNFYVVGDGETECSEDTPPLSPRVGIAAAKQADVVLTHFLGLSDE; from the coding sequence ATGAACAAGGTGGAGCAGGGCTTTGCGCGGTACCTGGGCGAGAAAACCCTCGCCCGGCTGCGGTCCGTGAAGATCGGCATCGCCGGTTGCGGCGGGCTCGGCTCCAACTGCGCCATGCACTTGGCGCGCAGCGGCTTCACCCGCTTCGTCCTAGTGGACTTCGATCGCGTGGAGTTCTCCAACCTGAATCGGCAGGCGTTTCTTTGTGACCAGGTGGGGCTGTTCAAGGCCGAAGCCCTGGCTGTCAATATGCGCGCCGTGAACCCCGACCTCAATCTCGACGTGTGCGTTGAGCGGGTCGGCGCGGCCGATATGAAGCGGTTGTTCGGCGATTGCGACGCCGTGGTCGAGGCTTTTGACCGGGTCGAGGCCAAGAAGCTGTTGGTGGAGGCTCTGCTGCCCATGGGCAGACTGTTGGTCTCCGCCTCCGGGATAGGCGGCTGCGGAAACGGCGACGCCATAGTCACTCGCAAGGTGCGCGGCAATTTCTACGTTGTCGGCGACGGCGAGACCGAATGCTCCGAGGACACGCCGCCTCTGTCGCCCAGAGTGGGCATCGCCGCCGCCA